The Fulvia fulva chromosome 6, complete sequence genome includes a window with the following:
- a CDS encoding Solute carrier family 66 member 2 yields the protein METKDLAWQVSCPRRQALLFPITWKSKISPYSGMHAISTDVYSSIMSLISWVINHIAPIFIVTSPVTSYGDQVWSMHSKRSSAGFSLDIPLIMLVASVLKVFYWFGARYDAPLLIQASIMVFVQVVLLQVALVNRPPFGAQHSLNKPFAGATDGDSYVTRPFNFWQWRSRKPYWQFLAYYTVTLAALQLLVGTSEFYIGLQGYVALSVEAILPIPQILENHRSRSSKGFRLSVLVNWLVGDVFKMAYFFLSEGEVPWAFKLCGMFQAACDCYLGLQYWMYGEGIDAAVDIDLKDPRLA from the exons ATGGAGACGAAAGATTTGGCTTGGCAAGTCTCGTGTCCAAGACGACAAGCTTTACTGTTCCCGATAACCTGGAAGAGCAAAATCTCTCCATACAGTGGCATGCACGCGATCTCTACTGACGTCTATTCCAGCATCATGTCTTTGATATCATGGGTCATCAATCACATCGCACCCATCTTCATCGTCACCTCACCAGTAACCTCGTACGGCGACCAAGTATGGAGCATGCACAGCAAACGATCGTCGGCGGGTTTCTCGCTCGACATCCCCTTGATCATGCTTGTCGCATCGGTCTTGAA AGTCTTCTACTGGTTCGGCGCCCGCTACGACGCTCCCCTTCTGATACAGGCGAGCATCATGGTATTCGTGCAAGTGGTACTGCTGCAAGTAGCTTTGGTCAATCGGCCTCCCTTTGGAGCGCAACATAGTCTCAACAAGCCTTTTGCTGGGGCGACTGATGGCGACAGCTATGTCACACGGCCGTTTAACTTTTGGCAGTGGCGAAGCCGGAAGCCGTACTGGCAGTTCTTGGCATACTACACCGTCACACTCGCTGCGCTCCAGCTTCTTGTGGGCACAAGCGAGTTCTACATCGGCCTTCAGGGCTATGTCGCGTTGAGCGTAGAAGCCATCTTACCGATCCCACAAATCCTGGAGAACCATCGAAGCCGCTCTAGCAAAGGCTTTCGACTGAGCGTTCTGGTCAACTGGCTGGTCGGCGATGTCTTCAAGATGGCATACTTTTTCCTCTCTGAGGGCGAGGTTCCTTGGGCGTTCAAATTGTGCGGCATGTTCCAGGCTGCATGTGATTGTTATCTCGGACTACAGTACTGGATGTACGGTGAAGGCATAGATGCGGCCGTAGATATCGACCTGAAGGACCCAAGATTAGCGTAG